The Triticum aestivum cultivar Chinese Spring chromosome 3A, IWGSC CS RefSeq v2.1, whole genome shotgun sequence genome includes a region encoding these proteins:
- the LOC123058602 gene encoding probable calcium-binding protein CML41 → MATIEVSKPPSSKRMSPKGSFKLSLLACGHCKATTVSPPDSPTGAGARSLSSSASSSAGTSRDRQAELREIFRHFDRDMDGRISGRELREFFASMGDGGAEAALELDAAGDLMLGFEDFVRIVERKGGEEEEREDLRRAFQAFEAVKGSGRITPRGLQRVLSQLGDDPSVAECEAMIRAYDDDGDGELDFHDFHRMMSHD, encoded by the coding sequence ATGGCGACCATCGAGGTCTCCAAGCCACCGTCATCCAAGCGCATGTCCCCGAAGGGGAGCTTCAAGCTGAGCCTGCTCGCCTGCGGCCACTGCAAGGCCACCACAGTCTCGCCCCCGGACTCCCCCACCGGCGCCGGCGCGCGGTCGCTCTCGTCCTCGGCGTCGTCCTCCGCGGGGACCTCCCGCGACCGCCAGGCGGAGCTGCGGGAGATCTTCCGCCACTTCGACCGCGACATGGACGGCCGGATCTCGGGCCGGGAGCTCCGCGAGTTCTTCGCGTCcatgggcgacggcggcgcggaggccGCGCTGGAGCTCGACGCGGCCGGCGACCTCATGCTGGGGTTCGAGGACTTCGTCAGGATCGTGGAGCGCaagggcggggaggaggaggagcgcgaggACCTGCGGCGCGCGTTCCAGGCCTTCGAGGCCGTCAAGGGCTCCGGCCGGATCACGCCGCGCGGCCTGCAGCGCGTGCTCAGCCAGCTCGGCGACGACCCGTCCGTCGCCGAGTGCGAGGCCATGATACGGGCctacgacgacgacggcgacggcgagctcgaTTTCCACGATTTCCACCGCATGATGAGCCATGACTAG